The Mauremys mutica isolate MM-2020 ecotype Southern chromosome 1, ASM2049712v1, whole genome shotgun sequence genome has a segment encoding these proteins:
- the CCDC191 gene encoding coiled-coil domain-containing protein 191 isoform X2 — MNSKLRLELESDQEENVGGAAADSTPAEETPAGFLKYEKFDDLCGYLEQEMESTTVQDFLQNLLQNEVVDGGILEDLRIEEIKEKKKTRDPRITMELRHKQVKENCLRRQKELELRRREKTLKKLALAEAKQRVQEENKRQALKARKEEEEIQREMVKLRKEMAEKRHIMGEARRIERKRQELEQAQKLAAVGLSHTTSKPLKQEKEEKQRRLQELLSKIYSENQRCLQQHFSAWYKFILDHRIKMGKARALADWKCQLKALRAWRDYTWVQKLEQETEQLETHLRDQNRKKQLAIEHNRKQVLRCCFIEWQLWSRAEAEKRELQLRQEETRKKMAQLLEAASVGKLGTDGSWDVGRTRTRQVTPDQPVRQEEVTETPLLQEEPINPVESCCWDAGQTPSLRSCKKPKYAWQVTLQHAAVNSQDHAKSSNQTVSPIQWFEAPGKKVAPAFRGHFEHRHAFQQQLIEEQRRQLQEQREVILELQGNQRLRRAKQEAEQATAVTMALNNPVPKTKEKMLKRGDPSSSKSVSSLSSPVPLGPESTKTVTQSRRSSNLLTSAHPILKAMEERAIHRAERRRELEEAKRKREEEKLVHLKAEEEERQRKEAAEKEAQLEKRREERREQKLKDLEKQRRLEKEQQLLAKARDHYKKVLLRKRGLEPWKRLREQAKENMVVAQKHHCSGLQRKYLLAWLRHVQESLAEKMARAEQFSSCMLLRRGFRSWLKYKDYLSALEERASRLYAASLKKKLLWAWFDLLNEEKSALWEKQKIAAEHSDRRIALTMFRSWRQYPALMKEEREKEARREQLRKRVAEILPDFRR, encoded by the exons ATGAATTCCAAACTGAGACTGGAGCTAGAAAGTGACCAAGAAGAGAATGTTGGAGGTGCTGCTGCTGACTCTACTCCTGCTGAAGAGACCCCTGCTGGCTTTCTGAAGTACGAGAAGTTTGATG ATTTGTGTGGTTATCTGGAACAAGAAATGGAAAGTACCACAGTTCAGGATTTTCTGCAGAATCTTCTGCAAAATGAAGTGGTAGATGGTGGGATATTGGAAGACCTCAGGATTGAAGAAatcaaggaaaagaaaaaaacaagggaCCCACGAATTACCATGGAGCTAAGACACAAGCAG GTTAAAGAAAACTGTTTAAGGCGTCAGAAGGAGCTAGAGCTCCGGAGACGAGAAAAGACCCTGAAAAAACTAGCCCTGGCTGAGGCCAAGCAGCGAGTGCAGGAGGAGAACAAAAGGCAGGCTCTGAAggccaggaaggaggaggaggagatccaGCGGGAGATGGTGAAGCTGCGGAAGGAGATGGCAGAGAAAAGGCACATCATGGGAGAAGCACGAAGAAT agagaggaagaggcaaGAATTAGAACAAGCTCAGAAACTGGCAGCGGTGGGCCTGTCTCACACTACATCAAAGCCCCTGAAGCAGGAGAAAGAGGAGAAACAAAGGAGATTGCAAGAGCTGCTGAGCAAGATTTACAGTGAAAACCAGAGA TGCCTACAGCAGCATTTCTCCGCTTGGTACAAATTCATTCTGGATCATAGGATTAAAATGGGGAAAGCCAGGGCCCTTGCTGACTGGAAGTGCCAGCTGAAGGCCCTGCGAGCCTGGAGGGACTATACATGGGTCCAGAAGCTGGAGCAAGAGACTGAGCAGTTGGAGACTCATCTCAGGGATCAAAACAG GAAAAAACAGTTGGCTATTGAGCATAACCGGAAACAGGTTTTACGGTGCTGCTTTATAGAGTGGCAGCTCTGGAGCCGAGCCGAGGCTGAAAAGAGAGAGCTACAACTGAGACAGGAGGAAACTAGGAAGAAGATGGCGCAGCTGCTGGAGGCAGCATCAGTGGGGAAACTTGGCACAGATGGATCATGGGATGTCGGCAGGACCAGGACGAGACAGGTGACCCCGGATCAACCTGTGAGGCAAGAGGAG GTGACTGAAACGCCCCTTCTTCAGGAGGAGCCCATCAATCCTGTAGAATCCTGTTGTTGGGATGCTGGTCAGACCCCTAGTCTTCGTTCATGCAAGAAGCCCAAGTATGCCTGGCAGGTTACCCTACAACACGCTGCTGTGAATTCACAGGATCACGCCAAATCCAGTAATCAAACTGTTAGTCCCATACAATGGTTTGAGGCACCTGGCAAAAAAGTGGCCCCTGCCTTCAGGGGCCACTTTGAGCACCGCCATGCCTTCCAGCAGCAGCTGATTGAGGAGCAGAGGAGGCAGCTTCAAGAACAGCGGGAGGTGATCCTCGAACTGCAGGGAAACCAACGGCTGAGGAGGGCTAAGCAAGAGGCGGAGCAAGCCACAGCTGTCACCATGGCACTCAACAATCCAGTCCCAAAAACTAAGGAAAAAATGCTCAAGAGAGGGGATCCATCAAGCTCCAAGAGTGTCTCATCTTTAAG TTCACCTGTGCCTTTGGGGCCAGAGAGCACAAAGACAGTGACCCAAAGCAGGAGGAGCTCAAATCTACTGACCTCAGCTCATCCCATACTGAAAG CCATGGAAGAGAGAGCAATTCACCGAGCAGAACGGAGGAGGGAACTGGAAGAGGCCAAGAGAAAAAGAGAGGAGGAGAAACTG GTGCATCTGAAGGCTGAAGAGGAAGAGCGTCAGAGGAAGGAGGCTGCTGAAAAagaggcccagctggagaagaggcgggaagagaggagagagcaGAAATTG AAAGACCTGGAGAAGCAGAGAAGgctggagaaagagcagcagctcctggcaaAAGCCAGAGACCATTACAAGAAGGTCCTGCTGAGAAAGCGGGGGCTGGAGCCCTGGAAGAGGCTGAGGGAGCAAGCCAAGGAAAACATGGTG GTGGCACAAAAGCACCACTGCTCGGGATTGCAAAGAAAGTACCTGCTGGCCTGGCTCCGGCACGTCCAGGAGAGCCTCGCTGAGAAGATGGCTCGGGCTGAGCAATTCTCTTCCTGCATGTTACTCAGAAGGGGCTTCAGGAGCTGGTTGAAG TACAAGGATTATCTCTCTGCTCTGGAAGAGAGAGCTAGCAGGCTTTATGCAGCCTCCCTCAAGAAGAAGTTGTTGTGGGCATGGTTTGACCTGCTCAACGAGGAGAAGAGTGCATTATGGGAAAAGCAGAAGATCGCAGCTGAGCACAGTGATAG GAGAATAGCACTGACCATGTTCAGGTCCTGGAGGCAGTACCCAGCACTGatgaaggaggaaagagagaaagaggcAAGGAGAGAGCAGCTACGCAAGAGAGTAGCCGAAATTCTCCCTGACTTCCGAAGATGA
- the CCDC191 gene encoding coiled-coil domain-containing protein 191 isoform X1: MAFPAPRSRLYRWQRLTAAARPQPHFDSDNVAHWIKRVEQASRFAVSEAFSLKKSAYPQRPRGPVMDLETVEQLQDHDEAYAEAQELLNDWMNSKLRLELESDQEENVGGAAADSTPAEETPAGFLKYEKFDDLCGYLEQEMESTTVQDFLQNLLQNEVVDGGILEDLRIEEIKEKKKTRDPRITMELRHKQVKENCLRRQKELELRRREKTLKKLALAEAKQRVQEENKRQALKARKEEEEIQREMVKLRKEMAEKRHIMGEARRIERKRQELEQAQKLAAVGLSHTTSKPLKQEKEEKQRRLQELLSKIYSENQRCLQQHFSAWYKFILDHRIKMGKARALADWKCQLKALRAWRDYTWVQKLEQETEQLETHLRDQNRKKQLAIEHNRKQVLRCCFIEWQLWSRAEAEKRELQLRQEETRKKMAQLLEAASVGKLGTDGSWDVGRTRTRQVTPDQPVRQEEVTETPLLQEEPINPVESCCWDAGQTPSLRSCKKPKYAWQVTLQHAAVNSQDHAKSSNQTVSPIQWFEAPGKKVAPAFRGHFEHRHAFQQQLIEEQRRQLQEQREVILELQGNQRLRRAKQEAEQATAVTMALNNPVPKTKEKMLKRGDPSSSKSVSSLSSPVPLGPESTKTVTQSRRSSNLLTSAHPILKAMEERAIHRAERRRELEEAKRKREEEKLVHLKAEEEERQRKEAAEKEAQLEKRREERREQKLKDLEKQRRLEKEQQLLAKARDHYKKVLLRKRGLEPWKRLREQAKENMVVAQKHHCSGLQRKYLLAWLRHVQESLAEKMARAEQFSSCMLLRRGFRSWLKYKDYLSALEERASRLYAASLKKKLLWAWFDLLNEEKSALWEKQKIAAEHSDRRIALTMFRSWRQYPALMKEEREKEARREQLRKRVAEILPDFRR, encoded by the exons ATGGCCTTCCCGGCGCCCAGGTCCCGGCTCTATCGCTGGCAGCGCCTCACCGCCGCGGCCAGGCCCCAG cCACATTTTGACTCTGATAATGTGGCGCACTGGATCAAG cgaGTGGAACAAGCCTCCAGGTTtgctgtttctgaagctttttCCCTTAAAAAGTCAGCTTATCCTCAAAGGCCACGTGGTCCTGTGATGGATCTGGAAACAGTAGAGCAGCTGCAGGATCATGATGAGGCTTATGCAGAAG CCCAGGAGCTGCTCAATGATTGGATGAATTCCAAACTGAGACTGGAGCTAGAAAGTGACCAAGAAGAGAATGTTGGAGGTGCTGCTGCTGACTCTACTCCTGCTGAAGAGACCCCTGCTGGCTTTCTGAAGTACGAGAAGTTTGATG ATTTGTGTGGTTATCTGGAACAAGAAATGGAAAGTACCACAGTTCAGGATTTTCTGCAGAATCTTCTGCAAAATGAAGTGGTAGATGGTGGGATATTGGAAGACCTCAGGATTGAAGAAatcaaggaaaagaaaaaaacaagggaCCCACGAATTACCATGGAGCTAAGACACAAGCAG GTTAAAGAAAACTGTTTAAGGCGTCAGAAGGAGCTAGAGCTCCGGAGACGAGAAAAGACCCTGAAAAAACTAGCCCTGGCTGAGGCCAAGCAGCGAGTGCAGGAGGAGAACAAAAGGCAGGCTCTGAAggccaggaaggaggaggaggagatccaGCGGGAGATGGTGAAGCTGCGGAAGGAGATGGCAGAGAAAAGGCACATCATGGGAGAAGCACGAAGAAT agagaggaagaggcaaGAATTAGAACAAGCTCAGAAACTGGCAGCGGTGGGCCTGTCTCACACTACATCAAAGCCCCTGAAGCAGGAGAAAGAGGAGAAACAAAGGAGATTGCAAGAGCTGCTGAGCAAGATTTACAGTGAAAACCAGAGA TGCCTACAGCAGCATTTCTCCGCTTGGTACAAATTCATTCTGGATCATAGGATTAAAATGGGGAAAGCCAGGGCCCTTGCTGACTGGAAGTGCCAGCTGAAGGCCCTGCGAGCCTGGAGGGACTATACATGGGTCCAGAAGCTGGAGCAAGAGACTGAGCAGTTGGAGACTCATCTCAGGGATCAAAACAG GAAAAAACAGTTGGCTATTGAGCATAACCGGAAACAGGTTTTACGGTGCTGCTTTATAGAGTGGCAGCTCTGGAGCCGAGCCGAGGCTGAAAAGAGAGAGCTACAACTGAGACAGGAGGAAACTAGGAAGAAGATGGCGCAGCTGCTGGAGGCAGCATCAGTGGGGAAACTTGGCACAGATGGATCATGGGATGTCGGCAGGACCAGGACGAGACAGGTGACCCCGGATCAACCTGTGAGGCAAGAGGAG GTGACTGAAACGCCCCTTCTTCAGGAGGAGCCCATCAATCCTGTAGAATCCTGTTGTTGGGATGCTGGTCAGACCCCTAGTCTTCGTTCATGCAAGAAGCCCAAGTATGCCTGGCAGGTTACCCTACAACACGCTGCTGTGAATTCACAGGATCACGCCAAATCCAGTAATCAAACTGTTAGTCCCATACAATGGTTTGAGGCACCTGGCAAAAAAGTGGCCCCTGCCTTCAGGGGCCACTTTGAGCACCGCCATGCCTTCCAGCAGCAGCTGATTGAGGAGCAGAGGAGGCAGCTTCAAGAACAGCGGGAGGTGATCCTCGAACTGCAGGGAAACCAACGGCTGAGGAGGGCTAAGCAAGAGGCGGAGCAAGCCACAGCTGTCACCATGGCACTCAACAATCCAGTCCCAAAAACTAAGGAAAAAATGCTCAAGAGAGGGGATCCATCAAGCTCCAAGAGTGTCTCATCTTTAAG TTCACCTGTGCCTTTGGGGCCAGAGAGCACAAAGACAGTGACCCAAAGCAGGAGGAGCTCAAATCTACTGACCTCAGCTCATCCCATACTGAAAG CCATGGAAGAGAGAGCAATTCACCGAGCAGAACGGAGGAGGGAACTGGAAGAGGCCAAGAGAAAAAGAGAGGAGGAGAAACTG GTGCATCTGAAGGCTGAAGAGGAAGAGCGTCAGAGGAAGGAGGCTGCTGAAAAagaggcccagctggagaagaggcgggaagagaggagagagcaGAAATTG AAAGACCTGGAGAAGCAGAGAAGgctggagaaagagcagcagctcctggcaaAAGCCAGAGACCATTACAAGAAGGTCCTGCTGAGAAAGCGGGGGCTGGAGCCCTGGAAGAGGCTGAGGGAGCAAGCCAAGGAAAACATGGTG GTGGCACAAAAGCACCACTGCTCGGGATTGCAAAGAAAGTACCTGCTGGCCTGGCTCCGGCACGTCCAGGAGAGCCTCGCTGAGAAGATGGCTCGGGCTGAGCAATTCTCTTCCTGCATGTTACTCAGAAGGGGCTTCAGGAGCTGGTTGAAG TACAAGGATTATCTCTCTGCTCTGGAAGAGAGAGCTAGCAGGCTTTATGCAGCCTCCCTCAAGAAGAAGTTGTTGTGGGCATGGTTTGACCTGCTCAACGAGGAGAAGAGTGCATTATGGGAAAAGCAGAAGATCGCAGCTGAGCACAGTGATAG GAGAATAGCACTGACCATGTTCAGGTCCTGGAGGCAGTACCCAGCACTGatgaaggaggaaagagagaaagaggcAAGGAGAGAGCAGCTACGCAAGAGAGTAGCCGAAATTCTCCCTGACTTCCGAAGATGA
- the CCDC191 gene encoding coiled-coil domain-containing protein 191 isoform X3, with the protein MAFPAPRSRLYRWQRLTAAARPQPHFDSDNVAHWIKRVEQASRFAVSEAFSLKKSAYPQRPRGPVMDLETVEQLQDHDEAYAEAQELLNDWMNSKLRLELESDQEENVGGAAADSTPAEETPAGFLKYEKFDDLCGYLEQEMESTTVQDFLQNLLQNEVVDGGILEDLRIEEIKEKKKTRDPRITMELRHKQVKENCLRRQKELELRRREKTLKKLALAEAKQRVQEENKRQALKARKEEEEIQREMVKLRKEMAEKRHIMGEARRMKKQLAIEHNRKQVLRCCFIEWQLWSRAEAEKRELQLRQEETRKKMAQLLEAASVGKLGTDGSWDVGRTRTRQVTPDQPVRQEEVTETPLLQEEPINPVESCCWDAGQTPSLRSCKKPKYAWQVTLQHAAVNSQDHAKSSNQTVSPIQWFEAPGKKVAPAFRGHFEHRHAFQQQLIEEQRRQLQEQREVILELQGNQRLRRAKQEAEQATAVTMALNNPVPKTKEKMLKRGDPSSSKSVSSLSSPVPLGPESTKTVTQSRRSSNLLTSAHPILKAMEERAIHRAERRRELEEAKRKREEEKLVHLKAEEEERQRKEAAEKEAQLEKRREERREQKLKDLEKQRRLEKEQQLLAKARDHYKKVLLRKRGLEPWKRLREQAKENMVVAQKHHCSGLQRKYLLAWLRHVQESLAEKMARAEQFSSCMLLRRGFRSWLKYKDYLSALEERASRLYAASLKKKLLWAWFDLLNEEKSALWEKQKIAAEHSDRRIALTMFRSWRQYPALMKEEREKEARREQLRKRVAEILPDFRR; encoded by the exons ATGGCCTTCCCGGCGCCCAGGTCCCGGCTCTATCGCTGGCAGCGCCTCACCGCCGCGGCCAGGCCCCAG cCACATTTTGACTCTGATAATGTGGCGCACTGGATCAAG cgaGTGGAACAAGCCTCCAGGTTtgctgtttctgaagctttttCCCTTAAAAAGTCAGCTTATCCTCAAAGGCCACGTGGTCCTGTGATGGATCTGGAAACAGTAGAGCAGCTGCAGGATCATGATGAGGCTTATGCAGAAG CCCAGGAGCTGCTCAATGATTGGATGAATTCCAAACTGAGACTGGAGCTAGAAAGTGACCAAGAAGAGAATGTTGGAGGTGCTGCTGCTGACTCTACTCCTGCTGAAGAGACCCCTGCTGGCTTTCTGAAGTACGAGAAGTTTGATG ATTTGTGTGGTTATCTGGAACAAGAAATGGAAAGTACCACAGTTCAGGATTTTCTGCAGAATCTTCTGCAAAATGAAGTGGTAGATGGTGGGATATTGGAAGACCTCAGGATTGAAGAAatcaaggaaaagaaaaaaacaagggaCCCACGAATTACCATGGAGCTAAGACACAAGCAG GTTAAAGAAAACTGTTTAAGGCGTCAGAAGGAGCTAGAGCTCCGGAGACGAGAAAAGACCCTGAAAAAACTAGCCCTGGCTGAGGCCAAGCAGCGAGTGCAGGAGGAGAACAAAAGGCAGGCTCTGAAggccaggaaggaggaggaggagatccaGCGGGAGATGGTGAAGCTGCGGAAGGAGATGGCAGAGAAAAGGCACATCATGGGAGAAGCACGAAGAAT GAAAAAACAGTTGGCTATTGAGCATAACCGGAAACAGGTTTTACGGTGCTGCTTTATAGAGTGGCAGCTCTGGAGCCGAGCCGAGGCTGAAAAGAGAGAGCTACAACTGAGACAGGAGGAAACTAGGAAGAAGATGGCGCAGCTGCTGGAGGCAGCATCAGTGGGGAAACTTGGCACAGATGGATCATGGGATGTCGGCAGGACCAGGACGAGACAGGTGACCCCGGATCAACCTGTGAGGCAAGAGGAG GTGACTGAAACGCCCCTTCTTCAGGAGGAGCCCATCAATCCTGTAGAATCCTGTTGTTGGGATGCTGGTCAGACCCCTAGTCTTCGTTCATGCAAGAAGCCCAAGTATGCCTGGCAGGTTACCCTACAACACGCTGCTGTGAATTCACAGGATCACGCCAAATCCAGTAATCAAACTGTTAGTCCCATACAATGGTTTGAGGCACCTGGCAAAAAAGTGGCCCCTGCCTTCAGGGGCCACTTTGAGCACCGCCATGCCTTCCAGCAGCAGCTGATTGAGGAGCAGAGGAGGCAGCTTCAAGAACAGCGGGAGGTGATCCTCGAACTGCAGGGAAACCAACGGCTGAGGAGGGCTAAGCAAGAGGCGGAGCAAGCCACAGCTGTCACCATGGCACTCAACAATCCAGTCCCAAAAACTAAGGAAAAAATGCTCAAGAGAGGGGATCCATCAAGCTCCAAGAGTGTCTCATCTTTAAG TTCACCTGTGCCTTTGGGGCCAGAGAGCACAAAGACAGTGACCCAAAGCAGGAGGAGCTCAAATCTACTGACCTCAGCTCATCCCATACTGAAAG CCATGGAAGAGAGAGCAATTCACCGAGCAGAACGGAGGAGGGAACTGGAAGAGGCCAAGAGAAAAAGAGAGGAGGAGAAACTG GTGCATCTGAAGGCTGAAGAGGAAGAGCGTCAGAGGAAGGAGGCTGCTGAAAAagaggcccagctggagaagaggcgggaagagaggagagagcaGAAATTG AAAGACCTGGAGAAGCAGAGAAGgctggagaaagagcagcagctcctggcaaAAGCCAGAGACCATTACAAGAAGGTCCTGCTGAGAAAGCGGGGGCTGGAGCCCTGGAAGAGGCTGAGGGAGCAAGCCAAGGAAAACATGGTG GTGGCACAAAAGCACCACTGCTCGGGATTGCAAAGAAAGTACCTGCTGGCCTGGCTCCGGCACGTCCAGGAGAGCCTCGCTGAGAAGATGGCTCGGGCTGAGCAATTCTCTTCCTGCATGTTACTCAGAAGGGGCTTCAGGAGCTGGTTGAAG TACAAGGATTATCTCTCTGCTCTGGAAGAGAGAGCTAGCAGGCTTTATGCAGCCTCCCTCAAGAAGAAGTTGTTGTGGGCATGGTTTGACCTGCTCAACGAGGAGAAGAGTGCATTATGGGAAAAGCAGAAGATCGCAGCTGAGCACAGTGATAG GAGAATAGCACTGACCATGTTCAGGTCCTGGAGGCAGTACCCAGCACTGatgaaggaggaaagagagaaagaggcAAGGAGAGAGCAGCTACGCAAGAGAGTAGCCGAAATTCTCCCTGACTTCCGAAGATGA